One region of Vallitalea okinawensis genomic DNA includes:
- a CDS encoding multicopper oxidase family protein has product MSEHLDPRFIPKFKNELLIPPVFKPKIIRNSCSGEVKSHNYRISMVEFDQQVLPPGFPETTVWGYEGVIEDPCSGEPVCFSSSPGPTFEAVRDIPSIVQWKNDITEPNMFAVDPTIHWANPNDFPPPEPPFRPFPPGYSQAQIPVPLVPHLHGGETRSDSDGNPDSWFTPDEEIVGPGFFTSRYTYPNEQEPTTLWYHDHALGTTRLTVYAGLAGFYLLRDPNNRIEKFLPRGEYEVPIVIQDRTFNKNGSLEFPSVGVNPDIHPYWIPEFFGDSIMVNGRVWPNLDVKRREYRFRFLNGSNARFYNLKLSNGQSMIQIGTDGGFLPHPVELEELLIAPGERADVLIDFSELCPGTKLILTNDANAPFPDGDPVDPETTGQIMQFTVVKSRSVSPRPLPCRLNKIPKLTPDVPRVILTLNETEGPGGPVIITLNGQKWGAPISELPLVGSTVEWILVNLTNDTHPIHVHLIMFQILNRQTIDSTRYKEAWTELNGEPPLDHPTRSLPVEPFLEGEPIAPDLNERGWKDTIRANPGQVTRILLRFTPQDVKPKDAKPGKNLFPFDPSFGPGYVWHCHILDHEDNEMMRPYKVRTPFCPPYQADEDGDLTELKDEMDILLDEYDEE; this is encoded by the coding sequence ATGAGTGAACATTTAGACCCAAGATTTATACCAAAATTTAAAAACGAGTTATTAATACCTCCAGTATTTAAACCTAAAATAATAAGGAATTCTTGTTCAGGTGAGGTCAAAAGTCATAACTATAGGATAAGTATGGTAGAATTTGATCAACAAGTTCTTCCACCTGGTTTTCCAGAGACAACCGTATGGGGTTATGAAGGCGTTATTGAAGATCCTTGTAGTGGAGAACCTGTATGTTTCAGTAGCAGTCCTGGACCTACCTTTGAGGCCGTACGCGATATTCCTTCTATAGTACAATGGAAAAATGATATTACAGAACCCAATATGTTTGCTGTAGACCCTACAATCCACTGGGCAAACCCAAACGATTTCCCACCACCTGAACCTCCTTTCAGACCTTTCCCACCTGGCTATAGTCAGGCACAAATACCGGTTCCACTGGTTCCACATTTACATGGGGGAGAGACTAGGTCAGATTCAGATGGTAACCCTGATTCTTGGTTTACTCCTGATGAAGAGATTGTTGGTCCAGGTTTCTTTACCTCACGTTACACCTATCCTAATGAACAGGAACCTACTACTCTTTGGTACCATGATCATGCCCTTGGAACAACAAGGTTAACAGTTTATGCAGGTTTGGCTGGATTTTATTTACTAAGAGATCCAAATAATAGGATTGAAAAATTCCTTCCACGCGGTGAATACGAAGTACCAATTGTTATTCAAGACCGTACTTTTAATAAAAATGGTTCCTTAGAGTTTCCAAGTGTTGGTGTTAACCCAGATATACATCCTTATTGGATTCCTGAATTCTTTGGAGATAGCATCATGGTTAATGGACGAGTATGGCCTAACTTAGATGTTAAGCGTAGAGAATACAGATTTAGATTTCTTAATGGTTCAAATGCAAGATTCTATAACTTGAAACTATCCAATGGACAATCTATGATTCAGATCGGTACTGATGGTGGCTTCCTCCCACATCCAGTTGAGTTGGAAGAGCTATTAATTGCTCCTGGTGAAAGAGCTGATGTGCTTATTGACTTTTCTGAATTATGTCCAGGAACTAAGCTTATTTTAACTAATGATGCAAACGCACCTTTCCCTGATGGTGACCCTGTTGACCCAGAAACCACTGGACAAATTATGCAGTTTACAGTAGTGAAATCACGCTCTGTTTCACCTCGACCACTTCCATGTAGACTCAATAAAATACCAAAGTTAACACCAGATGTACCTAGAGTGATTTTAACCCTCAATGAGACAGAAGGTCCAGGTGGTCCAGTTATCATAACCCTTAATGGACAAAAATGGGGTGCTCCAATCTCTGAATTACCACTGGTTGGTTCTACTGTGGAATGGATTCTCGTTAATCTAACCAATGATACACACCCTATCCATGTTCATTTAATCATGTTCCAGATATTAAATCGTCAGACTATTGATTCAACAAGGTATAAAGAAGCGTGGACTGAACTCAATGGTGAGCCTCCTCTTGATCACCCAACACGTAGTTTACCTGTGGAACCATTCTTAGAAGGTGAACCAATTGCTCCTGATCTCAACGAGAGAGGCTGGAAAGATACCATTCGCGCTAATCCAGGTCAAGTCACAAGGATTTTACTTCGGTTTACACCACAAGATGTGAAACCTAAAGATGCTAAACCAGGTAAAAACTTATTCCCATTTGACCCAAGCTTTGGTCCTGGTTATGTATGGCATTGTCATATTCTTGATCATGAAGATAATGAGATGATGCGACCTTATAAAGTTAGAACTCCCTTCTGTCCCCCATATCAAGCTGATGAAGATGGAGACCTAACTGAACTAAAAGATGAAATGGATATACTCCTTGATGAATATGATGAAGAATAA
- a CDS encoding thioredoxin family protein: MVIKVLGSGCSACKKLEANVKEAVNELDLNVRIEKVEDIKDIVAYGVMKTPALVVDEQVKVMGRIPKVKEIKKYLSN, translated from the coding sequence ATGGTTATTAAGGTATTAGGTAGTGGATGCAGTGCATGCAAGAAACTTGAAGCAAATGTAAAAGAAGCTGTAAATGAATTAGACTTAAATGTAAGAATTGAAAAGGTAGAAGACATAAAAGATATTGTGGCATATGGTGTCATGAAAACTCCTGCTTTAGTCGTAGATGAGCAGGTCAAAGTTATGGGAAGAATTCCGAAAGTAAAAGAGATAAAAAAATACTTAAGTAATTAG
- a CDS encoding sensor histidine kinase has protein sequence MKISLNRKFTLFYVLSSLLLIIVFFTITNRVINTSFQSYMEENQLKRDQEIINYLEEVYRKQHNINNDVINNLWHDALMSDYYITLFTEDMQVIWKMDREQMGMGMMHGMMMQQRTYNSDFTSKTYPIEVSGEIEGYVEIGQYGSLLLSKEDIQFRNSLYQGILLTAVIGIGISIIIGVIIARQFSKPILKIKEVSDVLRKGDLSARIETKSNTQEIYELSQSINYLASSLEQQETLRKRLTSDISHELRTPLNVLQNHIEALIDGMWEPTGDRLEICYNEVHRLTNLVKDLEKLTNLDQAELKLKKELYPLEKIIDQVIHQFEPSFRNKGIEITSELDNQVITLIDKDKITQVMINLLSNAFKFTDTNGHVRVDLYKENAHIIIKVSDNGIGIKEKDLNNIFERFYRGDPSRSRKTGGAGLGLSIVKQIIDAHSGSIDVHSVVNQGTTFTIRIPLV, from the coding sequence ATGAAAATATCTTTAAATAGAAAGTTTACACTTTTCTATGTGTTGTCATCCTTATTATTAATTATTGTATTTTTCACCATAACCAATCGCGTTATTAATACTTCTTTTCAAAGTTATATGGAAGAAAATCAACTTAAGCGGGATCAAGAAATCATCAACTATCTCGAGGAAGTATACCGGAAGCAACATAATATAAATAATGATGTGATCAATAATTTATGGCATGATGCACTGATGTCAGATTACTACATTACTTTATTCACTGAAGACATGCAAGTTATTTGGAAAATGGACAGAGAGCAGATGGGTATGGGTATGATGCATGGTATGATGATGCAACAACGGACCTATAATAGTGATTTTACTTCTAAAACCTACCCTATTGAAGTTAGCGGTGAAATAGAAGGCTATGTTGAGATAGGTCAATACGGATCACTATTACTCTCAAAAGAAGATATTCAGTTTAGAAATTCCTTATATCAAGGCATCCTACTAACAGCTGTTATAGGCATAGGTATTTCCATTATCATTGGAGTAATCATTGCAAGGCAATTTTCAAAACCTATATTAAAAATTAAAGAAGTATCTGATGTCTTAAGAAAAGGTGATCTGTCTGCTCGTATTGAGACAAAGTCCAATACACAAGAAATATATGAACTATCTCAATCCATTAATTATCTAGCTAGTTCTTTAGAACAACAAGAAACTCTTAGGAAAAGACTAACGTCGGATATTTCTCATGAATTGAGAACCCCCCTTAACGTCTTGCAAAATCATATCGAAGCACTTATAGATGGCATGTGGGAACCAACCGGGGATAGATTAGAAATCTGCTATAATGAAGTTCATCGTTTAACTAATCTAGTAAAGGATTTGGAAAAGTTAACCAATCTAGATCAAGCAGAATTGAAATTGAAAAAAGAGCTCTATCCATTAGAGAAAATTATTGATCAAGTTATTCATCAATTTGAACCTAGTTTTAGAAATAAGGGAATTGAAATAACGTCTGAACTTGATAACCAGGTAATTACCTTAATTGACAAAGACAAAATCACTCAAGTTATGATCAATTTATTATCTAATGCTTTTAAATTTACTGATACCAATGGTCATGTTCGTGTTGATTTATATAAAGAAAATGCCCATATAATTATAAAAGTTTCTGATAATGGTATCGGTATTAAAGAAAAAGATCTCAATAATATTTTTGAGAGATTTTATCGGGGAGATCCTTCGAGAAGTAGAAAAACTGGTGGTGCAGGACTTGGTTTATCTATTGTTAAACAAATTATAGACGCCCATTCAGGTTCAATCGATGTCCATAGCGTAGTTAATCAAGGAACTACCTTTACAATCCGTATCCCTTTAGTATAA
- a CDS encoding response regulator transcription factor yields MQKVLIIEDEQNVLDVVQVYIEKAGYEVYTAINGNDGLALFNEHNPDIIVLDLMLPDISGEEICQAIRRKSNVPILMLTAKSTVDDRITGLSLGADDYLIKPFSPRELVIRVRTILRRSLSTEPLFDMISFNNNDLKIDAVQQQVYKNEQFIALTALEYKLLMLFVRHPNKVFSREELIDKVMGLEFKGYDRTIDAHIKNIRKKIEKDPKKPIYICTVFGMGYRFEGEQL; encoded by the coding sequence ATGCAAAAGGTATTGATTATAGAAGATGAACAGAATGTTTTAGATGTTGTACAAGTTTATATTGAAAAAGCAGGGTATGAAGTCTATACAGCTATAAATGGGAATGATGGCTTGGCACTCTTTAATGAGCATAATCCAGATATCATAGTTTTAGATCTCATGCTACCAGACATATCAGGTGAAGAGATATGTCAAGCTATACGAAGGAAGTCCAACGTTCCTATTTTAATGCTTACTGCTAAAAGCACAGTCGATGATCGTATAACTGGCTTAAGCCTTGGGGCTGATGACTATCTAATCAAACCTTTTAGCCCGCGAGAACTAGTGATTCGTGTTCGAACTATTTTAAGACGAAGTTTAAGTACAGAACCGTTGTTTGATATGATTAGCTTCAATAATAATGATTTAAAAATTGATGCTGTTCAGCAACAGGTATACAAAAATGAGCAATTCATTGCACTAACTGCTCTTGAATATAAACTTCTTATGTTATTTGTAAGACATCCTAATAAAGTTTTCAGTAGAGAAGAATTAATTGACAAGGTTATGGGACTTGAATTCAAAGGCTATGATCGTACCATAGATGCCCATATAAAAAACATACGAAAGAAGATAGAGAAAGACCCTAAGAAACCCATCTATATTTGTACAGTTTTTGGTATGGGGTATCGATTTGAAGGTGAACAACTATGA
- a CDS encoding ArsR/SmtB family transcription factor — protein MEIVEVLKGIGDETRIRILNIIRLGKLCVCDIENVLEIKQSNASKHLTRLKLLKIIEVEKKGQWSYYKINYQTLELYPFIKELIDHELDKIDQCVSDINRLKKYKESGVICEDPR, from the coding sequence ATGGAGATTGTCGAAGTACTTAAAGGTATTGGTGACGAAACAAGAATTAGAATACTTAATATCATTAGGTTAGGCAAGTTATGTGTCTGTGATATAGAAAATGTATTGGAAATCAAACAATCTAACGCATCAAAACACCTTACTCGATTAAAACTATTAAAAATAATAGAGGTAGAAAAGAAAGGGCAATGGTCTTATTATAAAATTAACTATCAAACATTAGAGCTATATCCTTTTATTAAAGAGTTAATCGACCATGAGCTTGATAAAATTGATCAATGTGTATCTGATATAAATCGATTAAAAAAGTATAAAGAAAGTGGAGTAATTTGTGAAGATCCTAGATAA
- a CDS encoding multicopper oxidase family protein — MTKPLDPKLIPKYVNELEAPPVYKPRIKRSPCTGRVKSHHYTISMNEFQQQLLPPGFPMTTVWGYGGNIKDPSTRKSVYFESTPGATFEAVKGVPAHVQWVNNITDSQLFAVDPTLHWANPNNMATPEPPFLPFPPGYPEAQSPIPLVTHLHGGEVSTDSDGGPNTWFTADEEIVGPDFVTSRYRYPNEQEATTLWYHDHTLGTTRLSVAGGLAGFYLLRDPKNKIERLLPKGPYEIPLVIQDRSFNEDGSYLYPEEGNNPDIHPYWVPSFTGNTIMVNGKVWPNLNVKRRQYRFRFLNGSNARVYNLSFSNNMKFLQIGSDGGFLPRAVKLKELLIGPGERADVLVDFSNMCAGTSIILRNNANTPFPGGSPPDPETVGQIMQFTVLKSKPKPPKKLLRRLNKIPKFKPNAPSRLITLNVINTPNGPQELLLDGQKFVSPVSETPLVGSTEIWEVPNLANNVHPIHIHLIQFQILNRQKMDIDAYREEWTRLNGKLPLDHPTIPLPVEPFLIGNPIPPASNERGWKDTVLMLPGEVTRIIARWAPQDAKRVKPGENLFPFDPSRGSGYVWHCHILEHEDNEMMRPLEVRSCSYSTKRGYRGWKKDVTKILDEVNSELDDISKELSRL; from the coding sequence GTGACAAAACCTTTAGACCCAAAACTTATACCGAAATATGTTAATGAATTAGAGGCTCCTCCTGTATATAAGCCACGTATTAAACGTAGCCCTTGTACTGGCAGAGTTAAGAGCCATCACTATACTATTAGTATGAATGAATTCCAGCAACAACTTCTTCCTCCTGGATTCCCTATGACGACTGTTTGGGGTTATGGAGGAAATATCAAAGATCCCAGTACCCGTAAATCAGTTTATTTTGAAAGTACTCCTGGTGCTACATTTGAAGCTGTTAAAGGAGTTCCTGCTCATGTACAGTGGGTAAACAACATTACAGACTCTCAGCTATTTGCTGTGGATCCAACCCTTCACTGGGCAAATCCTAATAATATGGCAACACCTGAACCACCATTTCTGCCATTTCCACCTGGTTATCCAGAAGCCCAAAGTCCAATACCTCTAGTTACCCATCTTCATGGTGGTGAGGTCAGTACTGATTCTGATGGCGGTCCCAATACTTGGTTTACTGCTGATGAAGAAATTGTTGGACCTGATTTTGTTACATCACGTTATCGTTATCCTAACGAGCAAGAAGCCACAACCCTTTGGTACCATGACCATACACTTGGGACAACTCGATTGAGTGTTGCTGGTGGACTAGCTGGCTTTTACTTATTAAGAGATCCAAAGAATAAAATAGAACGCCTACTTCCAAAAGGTCCATATGAAATCCCGCTAGTCATACAAGATCGGTCTTTTAATGAAGATGGTTCTTACTTATATCCTGAAGAAGGTAATAACCCTGATATACACCCATACTGGGTACCATCATTTACTGGTAATACCATTATGGTTAATGGCAAAGTATGGCCAAACTTGAATGTTAAACGTCGACAATACCGATTCAGATTTCTTAATGGCTCTAATGCCAGAGTTTACAATCTAAGTTTCTCAAACAATATGAAGTTCCTTCAAATAGGTTCTGATGGCGGCTTTTTACCTCGAGCTGTCAAGTTGAAAGAGCTATTAATTGGTCCTGGTGAACGTGCTGATGTTCTAGTTGATTTTTCAAACATGTGTGCTGGAACAAGTATCATTCTAAGGAATAATGCTAATACACCTTTTCCAGGTGGTAGCCCTCCAGATCCAGAAACTGTTGGACAAATTATGCAATTTACTGTATTAAAATCAAAACCAAAACCTCCTAAAAAACTACTGCGTAGGCTTAATAAGATACCAAAATTTAAGCCAAATGCACCCTCAAGACTAATTACATTAAACGTTATTAACACACCTAACGGTCCTCAGGAATTACTCTTAGATGGACAAAAATTTGTATCCCCAGTCTCGGAAACACCTTTGGTTGGTTCAACAGAGATTTGGGAAGTCCCTAATCTAGCTAATAATGTACATCCTATCCACATACACCTCATACAATTCCAGATACTCAATCGTCAGAAGATGGATATTGATGCCTACAGAGAAGAATGGACCCGACTGAATGGTAAACTACCATTGGATCATCCTACAATTCCTCTACCAGTTGAACCTTTTTTAATTGGTAATCCAATCCCCCCTGCATCAAATGAACGAGGATGGAAAGATACTGTTCTCATGCTTCCAGGTGAAGTTACTCGAATTATAGCTAGGTGGGCACCACAGGATGCTAAGCGAGTAAAACCTGGAGAAAATCTCTTCCCATTTGATCCAAGCCGCGGTTCAGGGTATGTATGGCATTGTCATATCCTTGAACATGAAGATAATGAAATGATGAGACCTCTTGAGGTAAGAAGTTGTTCTTATTCTACTAAAAGAGGTTATAGAGGTTGGAAAAAAGATGTCACTAAAATATTAGATGAAGTAAATTCAGAACTTGATGATATATCTAAAGAGCTATCAAGACTATAA
- a CDS encoding SHOCT domain-containing protein, whose amino-acid sequence MFGQCGNWFGYNAMNGWGGIGMMIFWVIIIIALIYFFSKNRTTISAPYSESNALSILQERYARGEISDEEYETKKKALSKSR is encoded by the coding sequence ATGTTTGGTCAATGTGGAAATTGGTTCGGATATAACGCTATGAATGGCTGGGGAGGTATTGGTATGATGATCTTTTGGGTAATTATAATAATTGCTTTAATCTACTTCTTTTCTAAAAATCGTACAACAATTTCAGCACCTTATTCAGAAAGTAATGCTCTAAGCATATTACAAGAAAGATATGCAAGAGGCGAAATATCAGATGAAGAGTATGAAACTAAAAAGAAAGCTTTGAGTAAGTCAAGATAG
- a CDS encoding GNAT family N-acetyltransferase translates to MSLNKIPHYQIRNYVSNDAEQIGTFDNLLELSYKYNPDFLPSNIFCAVDSDEEILGVGHIEPHETWHLIEKENVSSDFIYRLLLRISLNPKYANSESIKGNILKQLIIRAKEIRQQYPDKKIRLFTWIDSTELDEMDFYLAHGFATYSNSLVMKYDLTMDIPDVPQPDGITVKENNMVTEEELQRYYNAASIAFSGVVWSLNYIRWMKCGPEWKNFSAFYGDQLVGNTMTWMIEPDHSTSEDIFVLPEWRNRGIAKYVITEALKYLKKQGKALATLSVYGDNVTAISLYNSLGYRMHYMMIECGYDL, encoded by the coding sequence ATGAGTCTAAATAAGATTCCACATTATCAGATAAGAAATTATGTATCCAATGACGCAGAACAAATAGGTACATTTGATAACCTATTAGAACTATCCTATAAATATAATCCTGATTTTTTACCATCCAATATTTTCTGTGCTGTAGATTCAGATGAGGAAATTTTAGGTGTCGGGCATATTGAACCTCATGAAACTTGGCATCTCATAGAAAAAGAAAATGTATCCTCCGACTTCATATACAGGTTACTGCTTCGAATATCATTAAATCCAAAATATGCAAACTCAGAAAGCATTAAAGGAAATATATTGAAACAGCTCATTATCAGAGCAAAGGAAATAAGACAACAATATCCTGATAAAAAAATTAGATTATTCACATGGATAGATTCTACTGAACTAGATGAAATGGATTTCTACTTAGCTCATGGCTTTGCTACCTACAGTAATTCTTTGGTTATGAAATATGACTTAACTATGGACATTCCTGATGTACCGCAACCAGATGGTATTACTGTTAAGGAAAATAATATGGTTACTGAAGAAGAATTACAACGTTATTATAATGCTGCGTCCATTGCATTCTCAGGAGTTGTATGGAGTTTAAACTATATACGATGGATGAAATGTGGACCAGAGTGGAAGAACTTTTCAGCATTTTATGGTGATCAATTAGTTGGAAATACCATGACATGGATGATAGAACCTGATCATAGTACAAGTGAGGATATCTTTGTATTACCAGAATGGAGAAATAGAGGTATTGCCAAGTATGTTATAACTGAAGCATTAAAATACCTAAAAAAGCAAGGAAAAGCTCTAGCCACATTAAGTGTCTATGGAGATAATGTTACTGCCATTTCATTGTACAATTCCTTAGGATATAGAATGCACTACATGATGATTGAATGTGGATATGATCTTTAA
- a CDS encoding permease produces MFYWLDQLIEYLVENVFGLSMDTQLGSSIHFFFYDTIKIIILLSIMIFIISYIRSFFPPERTKKILEKFSGIKANIMASLLGIVTPFCSCSSVPIFIGFVEAGIPLGVTFSFLITSPIVNEAAFAVLLAAFGWKIALIYVMTGVLIGVISGAIIGKLKMEKEVEEYVYQMKTAEVNIIDPSTQERIIFALDNVRDIVKRVWLYLLIGIGIGAAIHGYFPDEGFLAQYAGPENPFAVFVAVILGIPLYSNAIGTIPIAEALIGKGVGIGTALAFMMAVTALSLPEMILLRKVIKPKLIATFVVITGIGIILVGYLFNLLVPIIR; encoded by the coding sequence ATGTTTTATTGGCTGGATCAACTTATTGAATATTTAGTTGAGAATGTTTTTGGTTTATCAATGGATACACAATTAGGCTCAAGTATTCATTTTTTCTTTTATGATACGATAAAAATAATTATATTGTTATCCATCATGATTTTTATAATCTCTTACATACGAAGTTTCTTTCCACCAGAGCGAACCAAAAAAATACTGGAGAAATTTAGTGGTATTAAAGCAAATATTATGGCATCTCTATTAGGGATTGTAACTCCATTTTGTTCATGTTCGTCAGTACCTATTTTCATTGGCTTTGTTGAAGCTGGAATTCCACTGGGAGTAACTTTTTCATTTTTAATAACTTCTCCCATTGTTAATGAAGCAGCCTTTGCCGTGTTGTTAGCTGCATTTGGCTGGAAAATTGCACTAATCTACGTTATGACAGGTGTTTTAATTGGTGTCATCAGTGGTGCTATTATTGGTAAGTTAAAGATGGAGAAGGAGGTAGAAGAATATGTCTATCAAATGAAAACTGCTGAGGTGAATATTATAGATCCGAGTACTCAAGAGAGGATTATCTTTGCTTTAGATAATGTGAGGGATATCGTTAAACGTGTATGGTTGTATTTATTAATAGGAATCGGGATTGGGGCTGCTATACATGGATATTTCCCTGATGAAGGTTTTCTAGCTCAATATGCTGGACCTGAAAATCCATTTGCTGTGTTTGTAGCAGTTATTTTAGGCATACCCTTATATTCTAATGCTATTGGAACCATACCAATAGCTGAAGCATTAATAGGTAAGGGAGTTGGTATAGGAACTGCCCTTGCATTTATGATGGCAGTTACAGCGTTATCTTTACCCGAAATGATTCTATTGAGAAAGGTAATAAAACCAAAATTAATTGCAACCTTTGTTGTGATAACTGGAATAGGAATTATTTTGGTAGGATATCTATTTAATTTACTTGTTCCAATCATTAGGTAG
- a CDS encoding arsenate reductase ArsC yields MKKVAFVCIHNSCRSQMAEGWAKHLGKEVLEAYSAGTEDYPEVKPKAVQVMEEAGVDMSEHRPKLLSDIPEEIDILVTMGCGVECPFVPCNHREDWGLEDPSGGPIEGFQNTRDIIKNKVEDLIKRIENNEL; encoded by the coding sequence ATGAAGAAAGTAGCATTTGTATGTATTCATAATTCCTGTCGTTCACAAATGGCAGAAGGGTGGGCAAAACACCTTGGTAAAGAAGTTTTAGAAGCATATTCAGCAGGTACTGAAGATTACCCGGAAGTAAAACCTAAAGCAGTTCAAGTAATGGAAGAAGCAGGCGTTGATATGAGTGAACACCGTCCAAAACTCTTATCTGATATTCCAGAAGAAATAGATATTTTAGTTACTATGGGATGCGGAGTAGAATGTCCTTTCGTGCCATGTAATCACAGAGAAGATTGGGGATTAGAAGATCCATCCGGTGGTCCTATTGAGGGATTCCAAAATACAAGAGATATTATCAAGAATAAAGTAGAGGATCTTATCAAGAGAATTGAAAACAATGAATTATAA
- a CDS encoding stalk domain-containing protein, which produces MLKRLVSIVLVLALIFSNGLVSVASENEGESEVVQNQEEVQTEENNVEEDEDVEDENNEDEEVVEEEDDEEDDEEDKEDDEEDEDEDEDDEDEDEEDEDDLDEDHKYNKKDRYKKYEEWKKIKKEIKEEEQEINKLKKELKELYKGIKKIGDTDIEEQLKEDLEVILERFSELKDEMHTLLAERKEIIRSKYTDKELEEIKESENKIKDEKSNVKVLSIDSILSDSVEFKFDTPPVIIEGRTLVPVRAITEGYGAKVEWKAETKEAIILKGEIEIILPLDSNKVLVNGDEVILDTQSDLMNDRIYVPLRFILETFGLDIEWDGETETIEVNEL; this is translated from the coding sequence ATGTTAAAAAGATTAGTATCAATTGTATTAGTTCTAGCATTAATTTTTTCAAATGGTTTAGTTTCTGTAGCTAGCGAAAACGAGGGTGAATCAGAAGTGGTTCAAAACCAAGAGGAAGTACAAACAGAAGAGAATAATGTAGAAGAAGATGAAGATGTTGAAGATGAAAACAATGAAGACGAAGAAGTAGTAGAAGAAGAGGACGACGAAGAAGACGACGAAGAAGACAAAGAAGACGACGAAGAAGATGAAGATGAAGATGAAGACGATGAAGATGAAGACGAAGAAGACGAAGACGATTTAGATGAAGATCATAAATATAATAAAAAAGATCGTTATAAAAAATACGAAGAATGGAAGAAAATAAAAAAGGAAATAAAAGAAGAAGAACAAGAAATTAATAAACTAAAAAAAGAGCTGAAAGAGCTTTATAAAGGTATTAAGAAAATTGGAGATACTGATATAGAAGAGCAACTAAAGGAAGACTTAGAAGTTATTTTAGAGCGATTTTCTGAATTAAAAGATGAAATGCATACATTGTTAGCTGAGAGAAAAGAGATTATTAGATCAAAATACACTGATAAAGAATTGGAAGAGATTAAGGAAAGTGAAAATAAGATAAAAGATGAAAAATCAAATGTAAAAGTATTATCTATTGATAGTATTTTATCTGATTCTGTTGAATTTAAATTTGATACACCCCCTGTAATTATTGAAGGAAGAACATTAGTTCCAGTAAGAGCAATAACAGAAGGATATGGTGCTAAAGTTGAGTGGAAAGCAGAGACTAAAGAAGCAATTATCTTAAAAGGTGAGATAGAAATAATTCTACCACTTGACTCAAATAAAGTTTTGGTTAATGGTGATGAAGTTATTTTAGATACGCAATCAGATCTTATGAATGATAGAATTTATGTACCACTTCGATTTATTCTTGAAACATTTGGTTTAGATATTGAGTGGGATGGAGAGACAGAAACCATTGAGGTAAATGAATTGTAA